The Apium graveolens cultivar Ventura chromosome 11, ASM990537v1, whole genome shotgun sequence genome has a window encoding:
- the LOC141698087 gene encoding equilibrative nucleotide transporter 3-like isoform X2, producing the protein MGGQVTNGAAIQIKGKYAAMVVCWLLGVGCLLPWNSMLTVEDYYMTLFPRYHPARILSLAYQPFNVGTVAVLTYNEARINTRRRNLCGFSIHFTSTLLVLVVDLASSGKGGIGPFIALCAISGAFGFADAHVQGGIVGDLSFMLPDLMQSFLAGNAASGAFTSGLRLVTKAAFEKSKSGLRKGSADLAAAGIQTQIDEQDEEDSKKMERLSHAELLTQNIDYAIGLFLIYVLTLSVFPGFLSEDIGKHSLGEWYALVLIATYNVWDLIGRYVPLLKFVRLKSRKGLMIVILSRFLLIPAFYFTAKYGGQAWMILLTSFLGLTNGYLTVCVFTSAPNGYKGPEQNALGNILSAFLMSGLFAGVVLDWLWLIGKGW; encoded by the exons ATGGGAGGCCAGGTCACAAATGGGGCAGCAATTCAAATAAAG GGCAAGTATGCAGCTATGGTAGTATGTTGGCTTCTAGGTGTTGGTTGCTTGCTTCCATGGAACAGTATGTTGACGGTCGAGGACTATTATATGACGTTGTTCCCG AGATACCACCCTGCAAGGATTCTTAGTTTGGCATACCAGCCATTTAATGTGGGAACTGTTGCAGTACTAACATACAATGAAGCCAGAATCAATACAAGGCGACGTAATCTATGCGGATTCTCTATACATTTTACAAGTACTCTGTTGGTTCTTGTT GTCGATCTAGCCTCATCTGGGAAAGGTGGGATTGGGCCGTTTATTGCATTATGTGCAATTAGTGGTGCTTTTGGGTTTGCAGATGCTCATGTTCAGGGTGGAATAGTAGGAGACCTCTCATTCATGCTTCCTGATTTAATGCAA TCTTTCTTGGCTGGGAATGCTGCATCAGGTGCTTTTACGTCTGGTTTGAGATTGGTAACTAAAGCAGCATTTGAGAAATCAAAAAGTGGTCTTCGAAAGGGATCCG CTGACCTTGCTGCTGCAGGCATTCAAACACAAATCGATGAGCAG GATGAAGAAGATTCTAAGAAGATGGAGCGATTAAGTCACGCAGAGCTATTAACCCAAAATATAGATTACGCAATAGGTCTGTTTCTGATATATGTGCTGACATTGTCAGTTTTTCCAGGGTTCTTGTctgaagacattggaaagcataGTTTGGGTGAATG GTATGCGCTTGTTCTGATCGCCACGTATAATGTGTGGGATCTCATAGGGAGATATGTTCCACTCTTGAAGTTCGTAAGGCTCAAATCAAGAAAAGGTCTCATGATAGTTATCTTATCACGTTTCTTATTGATTCCCGCATTCTACTTCACAGCCAAATATGGTGGTCAAGCATGGATGATCTTGCTGACATCCTTCTTGGGTTTAACTAACGGTTACCTCACTGTTTGCGTATTTACTTCTGCGCCAAACGGTTACAAG GGACCGGAGCAAAACGCACTGGGAAATATTCTGTCAGCGTTTCTGATGAGTGGCTTATTTGCTGGTGTAGTTCTTGACTGGTTGTGGCTCATAGGCAAAGGTTGGTAA
- the LOC141698087 gene encoding equilibrative nucleotide transporter 3-like isoform X1 — protein sequence MGGQVTNGAAIQIKGKYAAMVVCWLLGVGCLLPWNSMLTVEDYYMTLFPRYHPARILSLAYQPFNVGTVAVLTYNEARINTRRRNLCGFSIHFTSTLLVLVVDLASSGKGGIGPFIALCAISGAFGFADAHVQGGIVGDLSFMLPDLMQSFLAGNAASGAFTSGLRLVTKAAFEKSKSGLRKGSVMFFVICTIYELLCILLYAFIYPKLPIVKYYRSRAASEGSLTVSADLAAAGIQTQIDEQDEEDSKKMERLSHAELLTQNIDYAIGLFLIYVLTLSVFPGFLSEDIGKHSLGEWYALVLIATYNVWDLIGRYVPLLKFVRLKSRKGLMIVILSRFLLIPAFYFTAKYGGQAWMILLTSFLGLTNGYLTVCVFTSAPNGYKGPEQNALGNILSAFLMSGLFAGVVLDWLWLIGKGW from the exons ATGGGAGGCCAGGTCACAAATGGGGCAGCAATTCAAATAAAG GGCAAGTATGCAGCTATGGTAGTATGTTGGCTTCTAGGTGTTGGTTGCTTGCTTCCATGGAACAGTATGTTGACGGTCGAGGACTATTATATGACGTTGTTCCCG AGATACCACCCTGCAAGGATTCTTAGTTTGGCATACCAGCCATTTAATGTGGGAACTGTTGCAGTACTAACATACAATGAAGCCAGAATCAATACAAGGCGACGTAATCTATGCGGATTCTCTATACATTTTACAAGTACTCTGTTGGTTCTTGTT GTCGATCTAGCCTCATCTGGGAAAGGTGGGATTGGGCCGTTTATTGCATTATGTGCAATTAGTGGTGCTTTTGGGTTTGCAGATGCTCATGTTCAGGGTGGAATAGTAGGAGACCTCTCATTCATGCTTCCTGATTTAATGCAA TCTTTCTTGGCTGGGAATGCTGCATCAGGTGCTTTTACGTCTGGTTTGAGATTGGTAACTAAAGCAGCATTTGAGAAATCAAAAAGTGGTCTTCGAAAGGGATCCG TCATGTTCTTTGTTATCTGCACAATATACGAGCTTCTTTGCATTCTTCTATATGCCTTCATTTACCCTAAACTCCCAATCGTCAAGTATTATCGCTCAAGGGCAGCCTCTGAAGGTTCCCTGACTGTTTCAGCTGACCTTGCTGCTGCAGGCATTCAAACACAAATCGATGAGCAG GATGAAGAAGATTCTAAGAAGATGGAGCGATTAAGTCACGCAGAGCTATTAACCCAAAATATAGATTACGCAATAGGTCTGTTTCTGATATATGTGCTGACATTGTCAGTTTTTCCAGGGTTCTTGTctgaagacattggaaagcataGTTTGGGTGAATG GTATGCGCTTGTTCTGATCGCCACGTATAATGTGTGGGATCTCATAGGGAGATATGTTCCACTCTTGAAGTTCGTAAGGCTCAAATCAAGAAAAGGTCTCATGATAGTTATCTTATCACGTTTCTTATTGATTCCCGCATTCTACTTCACAGCCAAATATGGTGGTCAAGCATGGATGATCTTGCTGACATCCTTCTTGGGTTTAACTAACGGTTACCTCACTGTTTGCGTATTTACTTCTGCGCCAAACGGTTACAAG GGACCGGAGCAAAACGCACTGGGAAATATTCTGTCAGCGTTTCTGATGAGTGGCTTATTTGCTGGTGTAGTTCTTGACTGGTTGTGGCTCATAGGCAAAGGTTGGTAA